One genomic window of Methyloceanibacter sp. wino2 includes the following:
- the obgE gene encoding GTPase ObgE, with protein sequence MQFLDSAKVFVRSGDGGNGCVSFRREKYVEFGGPNGGDGGRGGDVIIECVANLNTLLDFRYQQHFKAKKGGNGMGSNRTGAKGADVVLKVPPGTQILDEDGDTLIADMTEPGTRLVLLHGGNGGFGNAHFKTSTNQAPRRANPGQAGEEMYIWLRLKLIGDAGIVGLPNAGKSTFLSTVSRAKPKVADYPFTTLHPNLGVVRFGGLDFVLADIPGLIEGAHEGAGIGDRFLGHVERTAVLLHLVDATEENPVEAYEIVRTELESYGAGLDGKPEVLALSKIDAVDAGDLKEKSRALEAVAGVKPLLVSAATGKGVPEVLAALAREVEAMRAADVQELLPRADEGWRP encoded by the coding sequence ATGCAATTTCTCGATTCCGCAAAAGTCTTTGTCCGGTCAGGTGATGGCGGCAACGGGTGCGTGAGCTTCCGGCGGGAGAAGTATGTCGAGTTCGGCGGCCCCAACGGGGGCGACGGTGGCCGCGGCGGCGATGTGATCATCGAATGTGTGGCCAATCTGAACACGCTTCTGGACTTTCGCTATCAGCAGCACTTCAAGGCCAAGAAGGGCGGCAACGGCATGGGCTCCAACCGCACCGGGGCCAAGGGCGCCGATGTCGTGCTGAAGGTGCCGCCGGGCACGCAGATCCTCGATGAGGACGGGGACACGCTGATCGCGGATATGACCGAGCCGGGAACGCGGCTCGTCCTGCTCCATGGCGGCAATGGCGGCTTCGGCAACGCGCATTTCAAGACATCCACGAACCAGGCGCCCCGTCGCGCCAATCCCGGTCAGGCCGGTGAGGAGATGTATATCTGGCTGCGCCTCAAGCTGATCGGCGATGCGGGCATTGTCGGCCTGCCCAATGCCGGCAAGTCCACCTTTCTGTCGACGGTCAGCCGGGCCAAGCCCAAGGTCGCGGACTATCCGTTCACGACGCTCCACCCCAATCTCGGCGTGGTGCGCTTCGGCGGTCTCGATTTCGTGCTGGCGGACATTCCGGGTCTGATCGAGGGCGCGCATGAAGGCGCAGGGATCGGCGACCGGTTCCTCGGCCACGTAGAGCGCACCGCCGTCCTGTTGCATCTCGTGGATGCGACCGAGGAGAACCCCGTCGAAGCCTACGAAATCGTCCGCACCGAGCTCGAATCCTACGGGGCCGGGCTCGACGGCAAGCCCGAAGTGCTGGCCCTGTCCAAGATCGACGCGGTGGACGCAGGAGACCTCAAAGAGAAGTCGCGCGCACTCGAAGCGGTAGCGGGCGTCAAGCCGTTGCTTGTCTCCGCTGCCACGGGCAAAGGCGTGCCGGAAGTGCTCGCCGCGCTCGCCCGTGAGGTTGAGGCTATGCGGGCTGCAGACGTTCAGGAACTGCTGCCGCGAGCCGACGAAGGGTGGCGGCCATGA
- a CDS encoding GNAT family N-acetyltransferase, translating to MQIRTQRLNLRPLDHADAAAMSLLAGDFDVASMTGTIPHPYSETAARAWVDRVGQGEEGVVFAVTRDGRLIGCSGYMPMDADHAELGYWIGKPYWGAGFATEAVRAVVAHAFDTHDFAYLRAGHFVDNPKSQRVLAKLGFTPEGEETRDCVARGEVVPCLTYRLERAQAASALQHP from the coding sequence ATGCAGATCAGAACGCAAAGGCTGAACTTGCGGCCGCTTGACCATGCGGACGCCGCGGCCATGAGCCTGCTCGCCGGCGACTTCGACGTGGCGAGCATGACCGGCACGATCCCGCATCCCTATAGCGAGACGGCCGCCCGCGCCTGGGTGGACCGCGTCGGCCAGGGCGAGGAGGGCGTCGTGTTCGCTGTCACACGAGACGGCAGGCTGATTGGCTGCTCCGGATACATGCCCATGGACGCTGACCATGCCGAGCTCGGTTACTGGATCGGGAAGCCTTATTGGGGCGCCGGGTTCGCGACCGAGGCGGTGCGTGCGGTCGTGGCCCATGCCTTCGACACACATGACTTCGCCTATTTGCGGGCCGGCCACTTCGTGGACAATCCCAAGTCGCAGCGTGTGCTCGCCAAACTCGGGTTCACGCCGGAGGGCGAGGAGACGCGTGATTGCGTGGCGCGCGGCGAAGTGGTGCCGTGTCTTACCTATCGGCTCGAAAGGGCCCAGGCGGCAAGCGCGCTTCAGCACCCTTAG